A single window of bacterium Unc6 DNA harbors:
- a CDS encoding CopG family transcriptional regulator encodes MTSKEFDKRFDSGEDMADLLDIKKAKVNKQVQRINIDFPISFLRRIDKEARKIGVARTALIKIWMAERLEPIAH; translated from the coding sequence ATAACATCTAAAGAATTTGATAAGAGGTTTGATAGTGGAGAGGACATGGCAGATTTGCTTGATATCAAGAAGGCAAAGGTCAATAAACAAGTCCAGAGAATTAATATTGATTTTCCCATTTCCTTTTTGAGAAGAATAGACAAAGAGGCAAGAAAAATTGGTGTTGCTAGAACAGCCCTAATTAAAATTTGGATGGCAGAGCGATTAGAGCCTATTGCGCATTAA